The following nucleotide sequence is from Metamycoplasma phocicerebrale.
CCATTGCCTTTGCATATTGAATAGCAAGTTGTCCTAAACCACCTATTCCAATAACTGCGCAATATTGATTCGCAATTAAATTCGCTTTTTTAATTGCTTTGTATGTTGTTACACCAGCACAAATGATTGGTGCTCCAGAAATAATGTCTAAATTTTCTGGAATAATTGCTACAAAATCTTCATGACCTATAGCATATTCTGCGAAAGAACCGTCTTTTGTGTATGCAGTCATATTTTGATTTTCGCAAAGAGTTTCCCTCCCCTTTAAACAATATTCACAATGTCCGCAAGCATCATGTAATCAAGCCAATCCAACCCTATCACCTATTTTTAATCTAGTGCATCCCTTTCCAAGTTTTGCAACTATTCCTATTCCTTCATGCCCTGGAGTCAAAGGATATTTTGGTTTTATTAATCAATCATTATTTGCAGCATGCAAATCAGTGTGGCAAACTCCTGATGCTTCCATTTTAATTAATACTTCTTTATATTTTGGTTCAGGAATATTTATTTCCTTTATACTTCATTTTTTAGGGCTTTCTACAACAAAAGCTTTCATTTTTTCCATTTATTTTTACTCCTTTAATATTTATACTTTTAATTTTATAGATTTTTTTAAATAGTAAAAAAATATAAATAAAAAAAGAGAACAAAGTCTCTTATTATCTTATTAAAATTAGTATTAATTAATATCCCATAGCCTCTTCATATTCTTCAAGATTACCATAAAATAAATAGCTTTCTTTAGGTTTAATTTCTAATAACACATTAGCGCATTCTTTTATCATTGCTCTATTATATGTCGTAAATATACAAGAACTTTTATAATTTTTTATTGCTTCAATTAAACTATCTATTGATTCTGAATCTAAATGATCTAATGGTTGATCAAAAATTAAAAAGTTACTTTCTTCCAACATTAATTTTGACATCATTAAGCGAACTTTTTCTCCTCCGCTTGTCACTTTAACATTTTTGAATACACTATCATTTGAAAATAGCATTCTTCCTAAAAATGCTCTCATTCTAGCGTCGCTATTATCTTTTGTTTCTTGAGTTGTATTATTTAAAGGTCATTTACTCAATCAATCTATTATTGATTTTGATTCTTGAAAATATTCAGAATTATTAGAAGGAAAATAATTAGGAGTTATTGTAATACCTCATTCTACAATACCTGATGTAGGTTTTCTTTTGCCAATTAAAATTTCCAATAATCTAGTTTTAGCAATGTCATCATTTCCTATAATTACCATTTTATCGCCAGGTTTTAAACTAAAACTTACATTCTCAAAAAGGATGTCACCAGCATCATTTATATATGTTAAATTTTTGACACTTAAAATTTGTTTTCCAGGAAGTCGGTTTAAATCAAATTTAATATATGGATATTTTCTGGAAGAAGGTTTAATTTCATCTATGACAATTTTTTCTAATAATTTTTTACGGCTTGTAGCTTGTTTAGATTTTGAAGCATTGGCAGAAAAACGAGCAATAAATTCTTTTAATTTCTGTGCTTGTTCCTCTTTTTTTAGATTGGTTTTTTGTTGCATTTCTATTAATAATTGACTAGTTTGTTTTCAAAACGAATAATTTCCGACAAATAATTTGGCTTCAGAATAGTCAATGTCAATTATGTGAGTACAAATAGCATCTAGAAAGTCACTATCGTGACTTACAACTATTACTATATTTGGGTAATCCATTAAAAAGTTTTCTAATCATTTTATTGTCCTTAGATCCAATCTATTTGTAGGTTCGTCCATAATTAAAATATCGGGGTTTCCAAATAGAGCCTTAGCTAATAAAACTTTAACTTTTTCGTTAGCTTTTAATTCTGACATTTTAAGATTTCATTTACTTGATTCTATGCCTAAATTAGATAAAAGTGTTTGTGCATCATTTTCAGCATTTCATCCACCCATTTCTCCATATTGCTGTTCTAATACACTTGCTTTTTCATAATCTTCCATTGTAGCTTCTGGGTTTTCATAAATTTTGTTTTTTTCTAAATTAATTTGATAAAGCTCTTTATTGCCCATTATGACAACATCAGTAACATTATAATCATTGTATTCGTCATGATTTTGGCTTAAAACACTCATTCTAGCATTTTTATCCTTAATAATTTGCCCTTCAGAAGCTTCTATTTCCCCACTTAATATTTTTAAAAAAGTTGATTTTCCTACTCCATTAGCACCTATAATTCCATATACATTTCCTGGTAAAAACTTTAAATTTATATTGCTAAAAAGTTTTTTGTCTGGAAAAATTTTGCTTATCCCACAAACATCCAACATTTTAATACTCCCCCTTGTTAATTACATTATAGTTATTAATTATAACTAAAAAAGTAAAAACAACATATTAAAGTCTACAATTTAATTAATAGTAAATTAGATTAATTTAAGAATAAGAATATTAATTAACAAAATTCTAAATGTCTTTTTGTATTAATAATTAAAATGAAATTTTAAGGCTTTGTATAAAATTTACAAATCATGTGTTATTTTTGTCACAAATCATGTGTTATTTTTGTCACAAATCATATCTTATTGTATAATTTTAAAATAAATATCTAAGATTTATATAAAAGATAAGGAATGATAATGGCTTATAGAAAACGTGTGTCAGAAAAAATATTAGAAGACCTTTTAAAAATAAGTGGAGGTATTCTTATAACTGGAGCTAAAGGTGTTGGAAAAACTGAAACAGCTTCTTTTTTATCAAAAACAAAGTATTTTTTAAGTGACCCTAACGAAAAAAATAATGTTGAAGAATTACTAGTATTAGATAAAAGTCAAATATTTAATACTGATAAACCAATTTTGTTTGATGAATGACAAGATCTTCCCCAATTATGAGATTATTTAAGAAATGAAATTGATAAAAATAAATATAAAGGTGCGTTTATATTAACGGGCTCTTCTACTCCAAAAAATATTGACAAAATTATGCATTCAGGTATTGGTAGAATTAATAGATTTGTTCTTCGCACAATGAGTTTATGAGAGCAAAAAAAATCTTCTGGACGAATTTCTTTAGAATCTCTATTTTATAATGAAAATAAAGAATTATTTTATTATAAAAATGATGTAAATATAAAAAACGTTATTTCTGATGTTTGCGAAGGGGGTTGACCTGCAACATTAGATATGAACTCAAAAGAAAAAATAAATTATGTTTATGAATATTATAATAATTTAATAAAGTATGACATTAATTATTTTGTTTCAAAAAATTTGAATACTAATTATGTAAGTGCAATAATGAAATCTTATTCTAGAAATATAGGATCTCAATCGTCAAAAAATGTTTTAATTAATGATGTTTCAGAAAATAATAGTATAAAAATATCAGAGTCAACTGTTTTTGACTATTTGTCTTATTTAAAAAATTTATTTATCATTGAAGAATTAGAATCGTGGACTTCGATTAAAATAAGATCTAAAAGCATTATAAGAACAAGTCCTACAAAATATTTTGTTGATCCTTCTATAGCTGTTGCAGCTCTTAATTTAAATGAAGAGTTGTTGCTACAAAATCTTAATACTTTAGGGTTTTTATTTGAAAACTTATGTATTAGAGATTTAAGGGTATATGCTCAAAGTATAAATGGAGAAGTTTTTAAATATAAAGATTCAAATGGATTAGAAATTGATGCCGCCATCTCTTTGAGAAATGGTAAATGAGGACTTGTAGAAATTAAACTTTCAGATAGTGAAAAAAATATTGAACAAGCAAAAGAATCTTTAAATAAAGTTAAAAATAATATTAAAGTTGAAAATAGCATAGAACCATCTTTTTTGATGATTTTAGTTGGTGTGGGTAACACTAGAAAAACTAGTGATGGATTTTATATAGTTAATATTAAAGATTTAAAAAATTAAAAAGAAATTTATTATGAAAAAAACAGAATTAAATTTATATATCTATAGCGATAAAAATAAAAAAAGTATTTTGGAAGCAAAGTTTGGCCTATATTTTTTTAAAAAGCAATACAGTGAAAAACAATAATTTAAAATGAAATTTGCAACTATAGAAAGAGGTAAAAAAATATATTTTGCATTTTTAAATAATATTAACTAATAAATTTTAATAAAAAATATTTTCTATTGAATTTTAAGGTAAAGAAGTTTATAATTTATAAACATTTAAAATAAATTTTAAGGAAGATCTAATGCTTAAAAACACTGATTTAGAATTAAAATCAAATAAAGACGATATTTTATTTTGATTAGAAAAAAAATTAACGAAAGGCAACTTTATTAATTTTGATAAATTATTATCTACTGTCTTGTTAACTAATTCTTTAACAAAAGATAATAAAGATTTTGTTTCTTTTTTGAATAAAATTAATAATGCTTTAAAAAATTTTGAAAAAATAGATTTTATAAATTTCGCAATTGATTTTCAAAATGATAAGAAATTTAGTATTAGCAAAAAAGTCCCTGTTATTAATTTTAATTTAAAAAATGTTTTATCAACTACTGGTTTTGAAAATTTTTATAATTTAGAAATTGACAATTTATTAGAAAATTATTATGTTGAATTTTTACCAAATATAGTTTTATATAAAACCAAAGATTCTAGTAATTTTAGAATATATATTATGTCAAGCTATTTTAAAAATATGGTTAAAGGAGAAAAAAATGCCAACTAAAAAGAATACACAATCAATAAAAGAACCTAGAATTGTTTCTATTTTTGGATATATTGTAGAAGTTGTGGGTGAATTTACTTACGAACAAGGCCAACAATTTGTATGTACAAGAGATTCATCTATTAAAATGATATTAATAAACTGTACTTTGGATAGAGCATTTTTATTGGCTAATAATGATAATAAAGAATTAAAAATTAATGACACAATTAAAGCTATCGAAAGAAGCGATGTTTATAGTTCAAATGAACATTTTGGGAAAGTAATAGATATTTTTGGAAATGCTATTTTGCCTGAATATCAAGAAATAAAAATAAATTCTAAAGACCCTCATAGTCCTATTTTTAAATTAGCTCATGATTTAATGACTGTTAAAATGTTAAATGAACAATTGTACACAGGTTTTACTTCAATAGATTTATTGATACCTATTGGTAAAGGGCAACGTGAATTAATTATTGGTGATAGACAAACAGGAAAAACACACATAGCAATCAATGTTATTCTTAATCAAGCGAAGACG
It contains:
- the adhP gene encoding alcohol dehydrogenase AdhP produces the protein MKAFVVESPKKWSIKEINIPEPKYKEVLIKMEASGVCHTDLHAANNDWLIKPKYPLTPGHEGIGIVAKLGKGCTRLKIGDRVGLAWLHDACGHCEYCLKGRETLCENQNMTAYTKDGSFAEYAIGHEDFVAIIPENLDIISGAPIICAGVTTYKAIKKANLIANQYCAVIGIGGLGQLAIQYAKAMGYKPIGIDISNDKVELALKSGAIKAYNSLENSNFIEDIIKYTKGGVHAIINTSVASKAAYQAMNILRKGGRQVLVGLPSKDENGKDEFSISIFKTVLNEREIVGSIVGTRQDLQEALLFAAEGKVKSEITKIIKLEEVSEIFKKLEKGEFVGRAVIDFRKK
- a CDS encoding ABC-F family ATP-binding cassette domain-containing protein; the protein is MLDVCGISKIFPDKKLFSNINLKFLPGNVYGIIGANGVGKSTFLKILSGEIEASEGQIIKDKNARMSVLSQNHDEYNDYNVTDVVIMGNKELYQINLEKNKIYENPEATMEDYEKASVLEQQYGEMGGWNAENDAQTLLSNLGIESSKWNLKMSELKANEKVKVLLAKALFGNPDILIMDEPTNRLDLRTIKWLENFLMDYPNIVIVVSHDSDFLDAICTHIIDIDYSEAKLFVGNYSFWKQTSQLLIEMQQKTNLKKEEQAQKLKEFIARFSANASKSKQATSRKKLLEKIVIDEIKPSSRKYPYIKFDLNRLPGKQILSVKNLTYINDAGDILFENVSFSLKPGDKMVIIGNDDIAKTRLLEILIGKRKPTSGIVEWGITITPNYFPSNNSEYFQESKSIIDWLSKWPLNNTTQETKDNSDARMRAFLGRMLFSNDSVFKNVKVTSGGEKVRLMMSKLMLEESNFLIFDQPLDHLDSESIDSLIEAIKNYKSSCIFTTYNRAMIKECANVLLEIKPKESYLFYGNLEEYEEAMGY
- a CDS encoding ATP-binding protein; protein product: MAYRKRVSEKILEDLLKISGGILITGAKGVGKTETASFLSKTKYFLSDPNEKNNVEELLVLDKSQIFNTDKPILFDEWQDLPQLWDYLRNEIDKNKYKGAFILTGSSTPKNIDKIMHSGIGRINRFVLRTMSLWEQKKSSGRISLESLFYNENKELFYYKNDVNIKNVISDVCEGGWPATLDMNSKEKINYVYEYYNNLIKYDINYFVSKNLNTNYVSAIMKSYSRNIGSQSSKNVLINDVSENNSIKISESTVFDYLSYLKNLFIIEELESWTSIKIRSKSIIRTSPTKYFVDPSIAVAALNLNEELLLQNLNTLGFLFENLCIRDLRVYAQSINGEVFKYKDSNGLEIDAAISLRNGKWGLVEIKLSDSEKNIEQAKESLNKVKNNIKVENSIEPSFLMILVGVGNTRKTSDGFYIVNIKDLKN
- a CDS encoding MSC_0623 family F1-like ATPase-associated protein; translation: MLKNTDLELKSNKDDILFWLEKKLTKGNFINFDKLLSTVLLTNSLTKDNKDFVSFLNKINNALKNFEKIDFINFAIDFQNDKKFSISKKVPVINFNLKNVLSTTGFENFYNLEIDNLLENYYVEFLPNIVLYKTKDSSNFRIYIMSSYFKNMVKGEKNAN